One Cellulosimicrobium protaetiae genomic region harbors:
- a CDS encoding heavy-metal-associated domain-containing protein: MSTVTTLGVTGMTCGNCVAHVTKDLEAVAGVENVSVELRVGGASEVTVFSDDPLDEAALREAVDEAGYEVASLEVQEDALAAQYAEQAAEKQEAHNCACGCGTAPSGDATPATKTYDLQVPPVS; this comes from the coding sequence ATGAGCACCGTCACCACCCTGGGCGTCACCGGCATGACCTGCGGCAACTGCGTCGCGCACGTCACCAAGGACCTCGAGGCCGTAGCCGGCGTCGAGAACGTGAGCGTCGAGCTGCGCGTCGGCGGCGCGTCCGAGGTCACCGTCTTCTCCGACGACCCCCTGGACGAGGCAGCGCTGCGCGAGGCCGTCGACGAGGCCGGCTACGAGGTCGCGTCGCTCGAGGTCCAGGAGGACGCGCTGGCAGCCCAGTACGCCGAGCAGGCGGCCGAGAAGCAGGAGGCGCACAACTGCGCCTGCGGCTGCGGCACCGCCCCGAGCGGCGACGCCACCCCCGCGACCAAGACCTACGACCTCCAGGTCCCGCCCGTCTCCTGA
- a CDS encoding heavy metal translocating P-type ATPase — MTAQPTPAPAPTAPPGGVVDGRPFAEVDLAIEGMTCASCVARVEKRLNRVDGVTATVNLPLESAHVVLASDVADADLVAAVEKAGYTAHVTTRRTPNHGSPSADQGSTSVNHGSTSADGGETAAEAVGAASDAEGVEAALETPRPNDHGDGAASPSTDAAPAAGPDQRSTSRNQSSLSRNRGSLSPDRGSTSTDRGAVLLQRLRVAAVLTVPVVALSMIPALQFAGWQWVVAALALPVVTWAAWPFHTAAFRAARHGASTMDTLVSLGVVAATLWSLWALLLGGAGEIGMQMQPTLIPSRDHMGPPELYFEVAAVVTTFLLAGRYAEHRSKRRAGDALRSLLELGAKDAERVALRPDGSPLTGPDGARVTERVPVAELAVGDVFVVRPGEKVATDGVVLEGSSAVDTSLLTGEPVPVDVGPGDDVTGATVNAAGALLVRATRVGEETTLAQIGRLVTQAQTGKAPVQRLADRISAVFVPIVLVLAVATLVGWLLAGAGTQFAFTAAVAVLIIACPCALGLATPTALLVGTGRGAQLGVLIKGPEILESTRRVDTVVLDKTGTVTQGAMAVEAVVTPSGRVPLDDLSADGRAPARRGADRSGQEVEDARDALRHAGAVEALSEHPIARAITAAARELATPRTASAPSGSDTGDAASTVPPRTVGAGTGVGADGVAIGSLQTFDFRSAPGGGVEAVVRTAHSGLSLADGGGLTARRVLVGQPSWLAREGVASDPALDEAFGAAEATGASAVVVAWDGRARGVLVLRDPVKPTSAEAVQELKDLGLRPYLLTGDGEGAAREAARAVGIAEADVVARVLPDQKVDVVARLQREGRVVAMVGDGVNDAAALATADLGLAMGTGTDVAIEASDLTLVRGDLRSAATAIRLSRRTLRIVKQNLFWAFAYNVAAIPLAAAGLLNPMIAGAAMAASSVLVVGNSLRLRRAA; from the coding sequence ATGACCGCCCAGCCCACACCCGCACCGGCCCCGACCGCCCCGCCCGGCGGCGTCGTCGACGGTCGACCGTTCGCCGAGGTCGACCTCGCGATCGAGGGCATGACCTGCGCGTCGTGCGTCGCGCGCGTCGAGAAGCGGCTCAACCGCGTCGACGGCGTCACCGCCACCGTCAACCTCCCGCTCGAGAGCGCGCACGTCGTCCTCGCGTCCGACGTCGCCGACGCCGACCTCGTCGCCGCCGTCGAGAAGGCCGGCTACACCGCCCACGTCACCACCCGCCGCACCCCGAACCACGGTTCTCCCTCGGCCGACCAGGGTTCTACCTCGGTCAACCACGGTTCTACCTCGGCAGACGGGGGCGAGACGGCCGCGGAGGCGGTGGGGGCGGCGTCGGATGCGGAGGGCGTAGAAGCCGCGCTCGAGACCCCCCGGCCGAACGACCACGGCGACGGCGCGGCCAGCCCGAGCACCGACGCCGCCCCCGCCGCCGGACCCGACCAGCGTTCTACCTCGCGCAACCAGAGTTCTCTCTCGCGCAACCGGGGTTCTCTCTCGCCGGACCGAGGTTCGACCTCGACGGACCGGGGGGCCGTGCTGCTGCAGCGCCTGCGCGTCGCGGCCGTCCTCACCGTGCCCGTCGTCGCGCTGTCGATGATCCCGGCGCTGCAGTTCGCGGGCTGGCAGTGGGTCGTCGCGGCGCTGGCGCTGCCGGTCGTGACGTGGGCGGCGTGGCCGTTCCACACGGCGGCGTTCCGGGCCGCGCGGCACGGCGCGTCGACGATGGACACGCTCGTGTCGCTCGGGGTGGTCGCGGCGACGCTCTGGTCGCTGTGGGCCCTGCTGCTCGGCGGTGCGGGCGAGATCGGCATGCAGATGCAGCCGACGTTGATCCCCTCGCGCGACCATATGGGCCCGCCCGAGCTCTACTTCGAGGTCGCCGCCGTCGTCACGACGTTCCTGCTGGCCGGCCGGTACGCGGAGCACCGGTCGAAGCGACGGGCCGGCGACGCGCTGCGCTCGCTCCTGGAGCTGGGCGCGAAGGACGCGGAACGTGTCGCGCTCCGGCCGGACGGCTCTCCCCTCACGGGGCCTGACGGCGCGCGGGTCACCGAGCGCGTGCCGGTCGCGGAGCTCGCCGTCGGGGACGTGTTCGTCGTGCGGCCGGGCGAGAAGGTCGCGACGGACGGCGTGGTGCTGGAGGGGTCGAGCGCGGTCGACACGTCGCTGCTCACGGGCGAGCCGGTGCCGGTGGACGTCGGCCCGGGCGACGACGTGACGGGCGCGACGGTCAACGCGGCGGGTGCGCTGCTGGTCCGGGCGACGCGCGTGGGAGAGGAGACGACGCTCGCGCAGATCGGGCGGCTCGTCACGCAGGCGCAGACGGGCAAGGCGCCGGTGCAGCGACTCGCGGACCGCATCTCGGCCGTGTTCGTGCCGATCGTGCTGGTGCTCGCGGTCGCGACGCTCGTCGGCTGGCTGCTCGCCGGCGCAGGCACGCAGTTCGCGTTCACGGCCGCCGTCGCGGTGCTCATCATCGCGTGCCCGTGCGCCCTGGGCCTGGCCACGCCGACGGCCCTGCTGGTCGGCACGGGGCGCGGCGCGCAGCTCGGCGTCCTCATCAAGGGGCCGGAGATCCTCGAGTCGACGCGGCGCGTGGACACGGTCGTGCTCGACAAGACCGGCACCGTCACCCAGGGCGCGATGGCGGTCGAGGCGGTCGTGACGCCGTCGGGCCGCGTGCCGCTCGACGACCTGTCGGCAGATGGTCGCGCCCCGGCGCGACGCGGTGCTGACAGGTCGGGCCAGGAGGTCGAGGACGCGCGCGACGCTCTGCGGCACGCGGGCGCGGTCGAGGCGCTGAGCGAGCACCCGATCGCACGCGCGATCACCGCGGCAGCGCGCGAGCTGGCGACGCCGAGGACCGCCTCGGCGCCGTCCGGCTCCGACACGGGGGACGCGGCGAGCACGGTGCCGCCCCGGACCGTCGGCGCCGGGACAGGCGTGGGAGCCGACGGCGTCGCGATCGGCTCGCTGCAGACGTTCGACTTCCGCAGCGCGCCGGGCGGCGGGGTCGAGGCCGTCGTCCGCACGGCGCACTCCGGCCTCTCGCTGGCCGACGGCGGCGGGCTCACCGCGCGGCGCGTGCTCGTCGGGCAGCCGTCGTGGCTCGCCCGCGAGGGCGTCGCGAGCGACCCCGCGCTCGACGAGGCGTTCGGCGCCGCCGAGGCGACGGGGGCGAGCGCCGTCGTGGTCGCGTGGGACGGCCGGGCCCGCGGGGTGCTCGTGCTGCGCGACCCGGTGAAGCCCACCTCGGCCGAGGCGGTGCAGGAGCTCAAGGACCTGGGCCTGCGGCCGTACCTGCTCACGGGCGACGGCGAGGGCGCGGCCCGCGAGGCCGCACGCGCCGTCGGGATCGCGGAGGCGGACGTCGTCGCGCGCGTGCTCCCCGACCAGAAGGTCGACGTCGTCGCGCGGCTCCAGCGCGAGGGCCGCGTCGTCGCGATGGTCGGGGACGGCGTGAACGACGCCGCCGCGCTCGCGACGGCGGACCTCGGGCTCGCGATGGGTACGGGGACGGACGTCGCGATCGAGGCGAGCGACCTCACTCTCGTGCGGGGCGACCTGCGCAGCGCGGCGACGGCGATCCGGCTCTCGCGCCGGACGCTGCGGATCGTCAAGCAGAACCTGTTCTGGGCGTTCGCGTACAACGTCGCGGCGATCCCGCTCGCGGCGGCGGGCCTGCTCAACCCGATGATCGCCGGTGCGGCGATGGCCGCGAGCTCGGTCCTCGTCGTCGGCAACTCGCTGCGCCTGCGCCGCGCCGCCTAA
- a CDS encoding ABC transporter permease gives MTTTTTRGAAPAAALPGPLHLTWLHLKYQFLETVRVPIAVLGNLLFPALAMFFFVVPQEATAGNPVYATMAVASLGLFAICSASLFTYGLGVAEDRQLPFDPFVRSLPAGPTPRMAARVLNGGIFSLFGLVPLILIGWLFTSATVTWSQLLAGVGTVLLVSVPFVLLGMAIGYSLSAKAALPVVQVILFPLAFAGGLFLPPFLFPPWLDAISMATPTRAGRDLLVQALTGEPAYAGAWFVLLGWTALFAALAVGAYRRDEGRRFR, from the coding sequence ATGACCACCACGACCACCCGGGGCGCCGCGCCCGCCGCGGCGCTGCCCGGCCCCCTGCACCTCACCTGGCTGCACCTCAAGTACCAGTTCCTCGAGACGGTGCGCGTACCGATCGCGGTGCTGGGCAACCTGCTGTTCCCCGCGCTCGCGATGTTCTTCTTCGTCGTGCCGCAGGAGGCGACCGCGGGCAACCCCGTGTACGCGACGATGGCTGTCGCGTCGCTCGGACTCTTCGCGATCTGCTCCGCGAGCCTGTTCACGTACGGGCTCGGCGTCGCGGAGGACCGGCAGCTCCCGTTCGACCCGTTCGTCCGCTCGCTCCCCGCGGGCCCGACGCCGCGCATGGCGGCGCGCGTGCTCAACGGCGGCATCTTCTCGCTGTTCGGCCTCGTGCCGCTCATCCTCATCGGCTGGCTGTTCACGTCGGCGACGGTGACGTGGAGCCAGCTCCTCGCGGGCGTCGGGACGGTCCTGCTCGTGTCCGTGCCGTTCGTGCTGCTCGGCATGGCGATCGGGTACTCGCTGTCCGCGAAGGCCGCGCTGCCGGTCGTGCAGGTGATCCTCTTCCCGCTCGCGTTCGCCGGCGGCCTGTTCCTCCCGCCGTTCCTCTTCCCGCCGTGGCTGGACGCGATCTCGATGGCCACGCCGACGCGCGCCGGCCGTGACCTGCTCGTCCAGGCGCTCACGGGCGAGCCCGCCTACGCGGGCGCATGGTTCGTCCTCCTCGGCTGGACGGCGCTGTTCGCCGCCCTGGCGGTCGGCGCCTACCGCCGCGACGAGGGCCGCCGCTTCCGCTGA
- a CDS encoding ABC transporter ATP-binding protein: MSTDHAPRTGVSRATRPDPAPSGTDPARPVVVADHVTRRFGEVVALDDVSLTVGAGELVGLLGPNGAGKSTLLSLISGQRKPDAGTVRLFGGDPRDARSRVSLGITPQETGLPATLKVREVVDFVGGHYPDPVPTAELLEQFGLTELAGRQTGAMSGGQKRRLAVALSLVGRPRVVLLDEPTTGLDVSARQALWDAIRAYHADGGTVLLTSHYLEEVQALAQRVVVIDQGVVKADDSLDAILRRVSLRRVVVGSTADLADRPGVVRSDRLGDGRQELYTPDADALVRELVTSGVDFHDLEIRGASLEEAFEQMVARDAAPTTEARSR; encoded by the coding sequence ATGAGCACCGACCACGCACCCCGCACCGGGGTCTCCCGGGCCACCCGGCCCGACCCCGCGCCGTCGGGCACCGACCCCGCCCGACCGGTCGTCGTCGCCGACCACGTGACCCGCCGCTTCGGCGAGGTCGTCGCGCTCGACGACGTGTCCCTGACAGTGGGGGCGGGCGAGCTCGTCGGCCTGCTCGGCCCGAACGGGGCCGGGAAGTCGACGCTGCTCTCCCTGATCAGCGGTCAGCGCAAGCCCGACGCCGGGACGGTCCGCCTGTTCGGGGGCGACCCGCGCGACGCGCGCAGCCGGGTGTCGCTCGGCATCACCCCCCAGGAGACCGGGCTGCCGGCGACGCTCAAGGTGCGGGAGGTCGTCGACTTCGTCGGCGGCCACTACCCGGACCCCGTCCCGACGGCGGAGCTGCTGGAGCAGTTCGGCCTCACCGAGCTTGCGGGTCGCCAGACCGGCGCGATGTCCGGCGGGCAGAAGCGGCGCCTCGCCGTGGCGCTGTCCCTCGTGGGCCGCCCGCGCGTCGTCCTGCTCGACGAGCCGACGACCGGCCTCGACGTGAGCGCCCGCCAGGCCCTGTGGGACGCGATCCGCGCGTACCACGCGGACGGCGGCACGGTCCTCCTGACCAGCCACTACCTGGAGGAGGTGCAGGCGCTCGCGCAGCGGGTCGTCGTCATCGACCAGGGCGTGGTCAAGGCCGACGACTCGCTCGACGCGATCCTGCGCCGCGTGTCGCTGCGCCGCGTCGTCGTCGGGTCGACGGCCGACCTCGCCGACCGGCCCGGCGTCGTGCGGTCCGACCGTCTCGGCGACGGCCGCCAGGAGCTGTACACGCCCGACGCCGACGCGCTCGTCCGGGAGCTCGTCACCTCGGGCGTCGACTTCCACGACCTCGAGATCCGGGGCGCGAGCCTCGAGGAGGCGTTCGAGCAGATGGTCGCGCGCGACGCGGCCCCGACGACGGAGGCACGGTCACGATGA
- a CDS encoding transcriptional regulator → MPETELDPVIHAPARLRVVATLATLPTGDELSFPKLQKLLDMTAGNLSTHLRKLEDAGYVTVTKTHEGRTPATYLTLTARGRGAFEDYTTALNSLLKGAAG, encoded by the coding sequence ATGCCTGAGACCGAGCTCGACCCCGTCATCCACGCACCCGCACGACTGCGCGTGGTCGCGACGCTCGCCACCCTCCCCACCGGGGACGAGCTGTCCTTCCCCAAGCTGCAGAAGCTCCTCGACATGACCGCCGGGAACCTCTCGACCCACCTGCGCAAGCTCGAGGACGCCGGCTACGTGACCGTCACCAAGACTCACGAGGGCCGCACGCCGGCCACCTATCTCACCCTCACCGCCCGCGGTCGCGGAGCGTTCGAGGACTACACGACCGCCCTGAACAGCCTCCTGAAGGGAGCCGCAGGATGA
- a CDS encoding SPFH domain-containing protein: protein MTESAAPPQESVGGEPTGRPVGHDGTRVDVTEQPAWSLGAGGGGLVILLLLTAFAASVPLFATGTPGGVVLGVVAVLLGFFLLTMVKVINPGQTLVVQFFGRYLGTIRRTGLVATVPFSTRKRVSVRVRNFETSELKVNDADGNPINIAAIVVWQVADTAKASFAVEDYTDFVRVQAESALRHVAMSHPYDAEAGEQSLRGATEVVSAEIATEVAARVVVAGVEVIEARISNLAYAPEIAQAMLQRQQAGAIIAARSRIVEGAVSMVEDALSRLEAEDIVTLDDERRATMVSNLLVVLCGDSRVTPVVNTGSLYQ, encoded by the coding sequence GTGACCGAGAGCGCAGCACCCCCGCAGGAGTCCGTCGGCGGTGAGCCGACCGGCCGTCCCGTCGGCCACGACGGCACGCGCGTCGACGTCACCGAGCAGCCCGCCTGGTCGCTCGGCGCAGGCGGGGGCGGCCTCGTGATCCTGCTCCTCCTCACCGCCTTCGCCGCGTCGGTCCCCCTGTTCGCGACCGGCACCCCGGGCGGTGTCGTGCTGGGCGTCGTCGCGGTCCTGCTGGGGTTCTTCCTGCTCACGATGGTCAAGGTCATCAACCCCGGGCAGACGCTCGTCGTCCAGTTCTTCGGCCGGTACCTCGGGACCATCCGGCGCACCGGGCTCGTCGCGACGGTGCCGTTCTCGACGCGCAAGCGCGTGTCGGTCCGCGTGCGCAACTTCGAGACGAGCGAGCTCAAGGTCAACGACGCCGACGGCAACCCGATCAACATCGCCGCGATCGTCGTCTGGCAGGTCGCGGACACCGCGAAGGCGAGCTTCGCCGTCGAGGACTACACCGACTTCGTCCGCGTCCAGGCGGAGTCGGCGCTGCGCCACGTCGCGATGTCGCACCCCTACGACGCCGAGGCCGGCGAGCAGTCGCTTCGCGGGGCCACCGAGGTCGTGTCGGCGGAGATCGCCACGGAGGTCGCGGCGCGCGTGGTCGTTGCTGGCGTCGAGGTCATCGAGGCCCGCATCTCCAACCTCGCCTACGCGCCCGAGATCGCCCAGGCGATGCTCCAGCGCCAGCAGGCCGGGGCGATCATCGCGGCGCGGTCGCGCATCGTCGAGGGAGCCGTGTCCATGGTCGAGGACGCGCTCTCGCGCCTCGAGGCCGAGGACATCGTCACGCTCGACGACGAGCGCCGCGCGACCATGGTCTCCAACCTCCTCGTCGTGCTGTGCGGCGACAGCCGCGTGACGCCCGTCGTCAACACGGGGTCGCTCTACCAGTGA
- a CDS encoding AT hook motif protein has product MTPRTPAVPGDGEQPSSGSGVPKGGDPEVGATDARATDARATADAADADDGGARARRPQRKSVLLRLDPAVHDALTRWAGDDLRSVNAQIEMLLRRALDDAGRLPRDVRPPRRPGRPRQP; this is encoded by the coding sequence GTGACCCCTCGCACCCCGGCCGTGCCCGGCGACGGCGAGCAGCCGTCGTCGGGCAGCGGCGTGCCCAAGGGCGGCGACCCCGAGGTCGGCGCGACGGACGCGCGAGCGACGGACGCCCGAGCGACCGCGGACGCTGCGGACGCGGACGACGGCGGCGCCCGGGCGCGCCGACCGCAGCGCAAGTCGGTGCTCCTGCGCCTCGACCCCGCCGTCCACGACGCGCTCACCCGCTGGGCCGGCGACGACCTGCGCAGCGTCAACGCGCAGATCGAGATGCTGCTGCGCCGCGCGCTCGACGACGCCGGCCGCCTCCCCCGCGACGTCCGCCCGCCCCGCCGCCCGGGCCGCCCGCGCCAACCCTGA
- a CDS encoding dipeptide ABC transporter ATP-binding protein, translating to MSAVTDQTTRRADEGAARPVVTIRDLAVSFATDAGSVRAVDGVDLEVAPGEVLAVVGESGSGKTVTAKTILGLLPSTATARGAVVLTNKGGTDEHDVVSLGGERLRQVRGTDVAMVFQEPSAALNPVYTVGWQIMEGIRAHTKVSRREARRRAVDVLRRVGIPDPETRVDHYPHQFSGGQKQRIVIAMALVLDPGLIVADEPTTALDVTVQAEILDLLRRCRDEFGTAIVLITHNMGVVADLADRVAVMYQGKVVEQASARDLFAAPQAAYTRALLDSVPRVGEGTARAEARASARDAGWADAEPVVAAQGLTVTYPGRLRRPGFTAVDDVSLTIRPGEVLGLVGESGSGKTTFARAVAGLTKVTGGSLRVLGVEMNGVKERDLRPVRPRIGFVFQDPATSFNPLLTIADCVAEPLVVHGRAESPQAARGRVDELLEAVQLPRSYGDRFPHELSGGQRQRASLARALALDPELLVADEPTSALDVSVQARVLDLFAELQRELGFASLFVSHDLAVVDLLSDRIAVLYRGRLVEEGTGAEVLGNPREEYTRRLLASLPVPDPVLQAERREELRALRGA from the coding sequence ATGAGCGCCGTGACGGACCAGACGACCCGCCGGGCCGACGAGGGCGCCGCGCGGCCCGTCGTGACGATCCGCGACCTCGCGGTGTCCTTCGCGACCGACGCCGGGTCCGTGCGTGCGGTCGACGGGGTCGACCTGGAGGTCGCGCCCGGGGAGGTGCTCGCCGTCGTCGGCGAGTCCGGCTCCGGCAAGACGGTCACCGCCAAGACGATCCTCGGGCTGCTGCCGTCGACCGCGACGGCGCGCGGCGCCGTCGTGCTGACGAACAAGGGCGGGACGGACGAGCACGACGTCGTCTCGCTCGGGGGCGAGCGGCTGCGCCAGGTCCGCGGGACCGACGTCGCGATGGTGTTCCAGGAGCCGTCCGCCGCGCTCAACCCCGTGTACACGGTCGGCTGGCAGATCATGGAGGGCATCCGCGCGCACACCAAGGTGTCGCGGCGCGAGGCGCGCAGGCGCGCCGTCGACGTGCTCCGGCGCGTCGGCATCCCGGACCCGGAGACGCGCGTCGACCACTACCCGCACCAGTTCTCGGGCGGGCAGAAGCAGCGCATCGTCATCGCCATGGCCCTCGTGCTCGACCCGGGGCTCATCGTCGCCGACGAGCCGACGACCGCTCTCGACGTCACCGTGCAGGCCGAGATCCTCGACCTGCTGCGCCGCTGCCGCGACGAGTTCGGCACCGCGATCGTGCTCATCACGCACAACATGGGCGTCGTCGCGGACCTCGCGGACCGCGTCGCCGTCATGTACCAGGGCAAGGTCGTCGAGCAGGCGAGCGCGCGCGACCTCTTCGCGGCGCCGCAGGCCGCGTACACGCGCGCCCTGCTGGACTCCGTGCCGCGCGTCGGCGAGGGCACGGCACGCGCCGAGGCCCGCGCGTCCGCCCGGGACGCGGGCTGGGCCGACGCGGAGCCCGTGGTGGCCGCGCAGGGACTGACCGTCACCTACCCGGGCCGCCTGCGTCGTCCCGGCTTCACCGCCGTCGACGACGTCTCGCTCACGATCCGTCCCGGCGAGGTGCTCGGCCTCGTGGGCGAGTCCGGCTCGGGCAAGACGACGTTCGCGCGCGCCGTCGCGGGCCTCACCAAGGTCACGGGCGGGTCGCTGCGGGTGCTCGGCGTCGAGATGAACGGGGTCAAGGAGCGCGACCTGCGCCCCGTGCGCCCACGCATCGGGTTCGTGTTCCAGGACCCGGCGACGAGCTTCAACCCCCTGCTCACGATCGCGGACTGCGTCGCGGAGCCGCTCGTCGTGCACGGGCGCGCGGAGTCGCCGCAGGCGGCGCGCGGGCGCGTGGACGAGCTGCTGGAGGCCGTGCAGCTCCCGCGGTCGTACGGCGACCGGTTCCCGCACGAGCTCTCCGGCGGGCAGCGCCAGCGCGCGTCGCTGGCGCGCGCGCTCGCGCTCGACCCGGAGCTGCTCGTGGCCGACGAGCCGACCTCCGCGCTCGACGTCTCGGTCCAGGCGCGCGTGCTCGACCTGTTCGCCGAGCTCCAGCGCGAGCTGGGCTTCGCGAGCTTGTTCGTGTCGCACGACCTCGCCGTCGTCGACCTGCTCTCCGACCGCATCGCGGTGCTCTACCGCGGGCGGCTCGTCGAGGAGGGCACCGGTGCGGAGGTCCTGGGCAACCCGCGCGAGGAGTACACCAGGCGGCTCCTCGCCTCGCTGCCCGTCCCCGACCCGGTCCTCCAGGCCGAGCGCCGCGAAGAGCTCCGCGCCCTGCGCGGCGCCTGA
- a CDS encoding ABC transporter permease, producing the protein MLVAGLVISGIFLLTAALAPVLAPYGYSQLRSADGPFGAQQPPSAEHLLGTTVGGYDVLSRVIWGAQTALLVIVVAILASIVVGVLLGLVSGYFGGWADRLLVVVCDAIYAFPSLLLAILMAIVISGGQSSMWGGILAAALSITVVFVPQYFRVTRAEVVRIKGEAFVDSARVLGTPHRRIMFRHVLRNSTRTLPLIVTLNASEAILTLAGLGFLGFGIEPTAAAEWGYDLNKAVSDVTSGIWWTALFPGLAIVLVVLGITLVGESLNDLADPRLRSRRAAAEVSGEVAETSVVPGGTLTAGPGGLDAIEGAGSRSDELAAVPGRRDPDAVGLDGRPAAGPDEAVPGTAPVVADDAGPHDETEDRR; encoded by the coding sequence ATGCTCGTCGCGGGGCTCGTCATCTCGGGGATCTTCCTGCTCACCGCGGCGCTCGCGCCCGTGCTCGCCCCGTACGGGTACAGCCAGCTCCGCTCCGCGGACGGGCCGTTCGGCGCGCAGCAGCCGCCGTCCGCCGAGCACCTGCTCGGCACGACCGTCGGCGGGTACGACGTGCTGTCGCGCGTCATCTGGGGCGCCCAGACCGCGCTGCTCGTCATCGTCGTCGCGATCCTCGCCTCGATCGTGGTCGGCGTGCTGCTCGGTCTCGTGTCGGGCTACTTCGGCGGCTGGGCCGACCGGCTGCTCGTGGTGGTCTGCGATGCGATCTACGCCTTCCCGTCCCTGCTCCTGGCGATCCTCATGGCGATCGTCATCTCGGGCGGGCAGTCGAGCATGTGGGGCGGCATCCTCGCCGCCGCGCTGTCGATCACCGTGGTGTTCGTGCCGCAGTACTTCCGCGTCACGCGCGCGGAGGTCGTGCGGATCAAGGGCGAGGCGTTCGTCGACTCGGCGCGCGTGCTCGGCACGCCGCACCGCCGCATCATGTTCCGCCACGTGCTGCGGAACTCGACGCGCACGCTCCCGCTCATCGTGACGCTCAACGCGTCCGAGGCGATCCTCACCCTCGCCGGCCTCGGGTTCCTCGGGTTCGGCATCGAGCCGACGGCGGCCGCCGAGTGGGGCTACGACCTCAACAAGGCCGTGTCCGACGTGACGAGCGGCATCTGGTGGACCGCGCTCTTCCCGGGTCTGGCGATCGTGCTCGTCGTGCTCGGCATCACGCTCGTCGGCGAGAGCCTCAACGACCTCGCGGACCCGCGACTGCGCTCGCGCCGCGCGGCCGCCGAGGTGTCGGGCGAGGTCGCGGAGACGTCGGTCGTGCCGGGCGGGACGCTCACCGCGGGACCCGGCGGGCTCGACGCGATCGAGGGCGCGGGCTCGCGCTCCGACGAGCTCGCCGCCGTCCCCGGGCGCCGCGACCCCGACGCGGTCGGGCTGGACGGGAGGCCCGCCGCCGGGCCGGACGAGGCGGTCCCCGGGACCGCGCCCGTCGTGGCCGACGACGCGGGACCCCACGACGAGACGGAGGACCGGCGATGA
- a CDS encoding ABC transporter permease gives MTTTTTDTTVGEGSAGTGSTTTSRARRRRGGGGGLGSYILVRALLIIPTVFILVTTVFVVMRATGDPITAALGGRLTPDQLAERIHEAGYDRPVVVQYLEYLGGIVRGDFGTTISDNRPVTEVLLTYGTATLELATYALLVAFVVGIPLGLLAGYLRDRVPDAMLRVSAILAYATPVFFAGLMLKLVFSVWLGWLPVSGRASTDAEIELQFLDDPTGFYLIDAIRTGDPAIVGDVLQHAVLPALALGLLTAGVFLRLVRTNVIGTLSTDYVTAARSRGVRESRLVRAHAWRPALIPIITVIGLQVAMLLAGAVLTETTFEWKGLGFQLAEYLQARDFVAVQGIVVLMAVIVAVTNFLVDIIAALIDPRVRY, from the coding sequence ATGACGACCACCACCACCGACACCACCGTCGGCGAGGGCTCCGCGGGCACGGGGTCGACGACGACCTCGCGCGCGCGTCGTCGCCGCGGGGGCGGCGGCGGGCTCGGGAGCTACATCCTGGTCCGCGCGCTGCTCATCATCCCCACCGTCTTCATCCTCGTGACCACGGTCTTCGTGGTCATGCGGGCGACCGGTGACCCGATCACCGCCGCCCTCGGGGGCCGCCTCACGCCCGACCAGCTCGCCGAGCGCATCCACGAGGCCGGGTACGACCGCCCGGTGGTGGTGCAGTACCTCGAGTACCTCGGCGGCATCGTGCGCGGCGACTTCGGCACGACGATCAGCGACAACCGCCCCGTCACCGAGGTGCTCCTGACCTACGGCACCGCGACGCTCGAGCTGGCCACCTACGCGCTGCTCGTGGCGTTCGTCGTCGGGATCCCGCTGGGCTTGCTCGCGGGCTACCTGCGCGACCGCGTGCCCGACGCGATGCTGCGCGTCTCCGCGATCCTCGCCTACGCGACGCCCGTGTTCTTCGCCGGGCTCATGCTCAAGCTCGTCTTCTCCGTGTGGCTCGGCTGGCTCCCCGTCTCCGGGCGGGCGTCCACCGACGCGGAGATCGAGCTGCAGTTCCTCGACGACCCCACCGGTTTCTACCTGATCGACGCGATCCGCACCGGCGACCCGGCGATCGTGGGCGACGTGCTCCAGCACGCCGTCCTGCCGGCGCTCGCGCTCGGGCTGCTCACGGCGGGCGTGTTCCTGCGGCTCGTGCGCACCAACGTCATCGGGACGCTCTCCACCGACTACGTGACCGCCGCGCGCTCGCGCGGCGTCCGCGAGTCGCGGCTCGTGCGGGCCCACGCGTGGCGCCCCGCGCTGATCCCCATCATCACCGTCATCGGGCTCCAGGTCGCGATGCTCCTCGCGGGCGCCGTCCTCACCGAGACGACGTTCGAGTGGAAGGGCCTCGGCTTCCAGCTCGCCGAGTACCTGCAGGCGCGCGACTTCGTCGCCGTGCAGGGGATCGTCGTGCTCATGGCCGTGATCGTCGCGGTGACGAACTTCCTCGTCGACATCATCGCGGCGCTCATCGACCCGAGGGTGAGGTACTGA